The following are from one region of the Canis lupus dingo isolate Sandy chromosome 19, ASM325472v2, whole genome shotgun sequence genome:
- the LOC112649865 gene encoding 60S ribosomal protein L31-like: MAPAKKGGEKKGHSAISEVVTREYTINIHKRIHGVGFKKRAPRALKEIRKFAMKEMGTPDVHIDTRLNKAVWAKGIRNVPYRIHVQLSRKRKEDEDSPNKLYTLVTYLPVTAFKNL; the protein is encoded by the coding sequence ATGGCTCCCGCAAAAAAGGGTGGTGAGAAGAAGGGCCATTCTGCCATCAGtgaggtagtgaccagagaatacaccatcaacattcacaaacgtatccatggagtgggtttcaagaagcGTGCCCCTCGGGCACTCAAAGAGATTCggaaatttgccatgaaggagatgggaactccagatgtgcacattgacaccaggctcaacaaagctgtctgggccaaaggaataaggaacGTTCCATACCGTATCCATGTGCAGTTATCCAGAAAACGTAAGgaggatgaagattcaccaaacaagctctacacGCTGGTTACCTACTTACCTGTCACCGCTTTCAAAAATCTATAG